One Anatilimnocola floriformis genomic window, TGCTGTTCGACGGCCAATCGCTGCTGTTCTATTTTCTCGGCGAGACAACTCCCGAGATCGATGCCCTCACCGCGCAACTCGCCGAGACCTACGCGGCCGGCGTACAGTTTCATAAATTCGTCGATCTGCTGACCACCGGATGCGGCCCGGGTTGTGGCACGCCGGAAGCCGAAGGCGGTGCTTGCGGCACGGGTCCCGGTGGCGGTTGCGCCGGCTGTGCAGTCGCAGCGGCTTGCAGCCCGCGCGTGCATGCTCACTAAGTAGGCCGGAACAAGCGGTACTCCGCGCTGTTCCGGCATGAAGTGCAGAGGAACTTTCGCTCTCCGATCCCTGCCGGAGCTGCGCGAGTACGCTTGTTCCGGCCTACGCTCATGCCACGGTCGGCGCTGCCACACCGAACTTTTGCCCAGCGGCCACAAGTGCGTTCCAGTTTTCGGTATCGAGCGTCAAGCCATTCGCCATGCGCCGTTCGGCTAGTTTGCGTTCGGGGTCGCCGGGGAGGAGGATTTCCTCGCAGCCGTCCATACGGGGCGAGCTACGGATGTATTCGACCAGCTGCTCGACCTCGGCGCGGAAGTGCTCAGCGCCGCCGTAGAGGGCGGGATCGATGAGCATCATGAAGACGCAGTTCCCCTTTTTCTCATACGGCTTGGGACGCGCCGTTACGCCCCCCGACATCGCGCCGGTGAAAATCTCGATCATCAAACCCAGGCCGAAACCCTTGTAGGCCTGCGTGCCACCCATCGGCAGAATGGAGCCAGGGGGAGTGCCATAAAGTGTGTTGGGATCGGTCGTCGGTCGGCCTTCGTTGTCGAGGAGCCAACCGTCGGGAACCTTTTCGCCGGCAATCTTTTTGACGCGGACTTTTCCTTCTGCGGTCGCGCTGGTGCTGAAATCGAGAACCAGCGGCGAGTTTTTGTGCGGCACGCCGATGGCGAGCGGGTTGGTGCTCAGCCGCGGCGCCTTGCCGCCCGGCGGAGCGACCCGCACGGCAGCGCCGTGCGAGTTGACCATCAGCATCGAGACGAGTCCTTCGCCAGCCATCATCTCGCAATATTCGCCCAGCCGGCCAATGTGCCCGCAATGGGTCATCGTGCCGATGCCCTGGCCCGTTTCATGAGCCTTGGCAGCGAGCAGCTTGAGCATGCGCACGGCCTGCACCTGACCGACGCCCCAGTTGGCATCGGCGACGACGCGACTTGGTCCCTCGCTAATCACCGTCAGCGGCGCACCAGAAACCACCTCGCCATCTTTGATGGCTTGGATGTAATACGGAATCCGCATCACACCGTGCGAGTCGTAACCACGCAGATTGGAATCGACCAGCGACTTCGCCGTGACGTTGGCTTCTTCGGCCGAAGCGCCGCCAGCGAGGAGAAGTTTTTCAGAGAAGGATTCGAGCGCGGCAGGAGTGATGGTGGGCATGGCGGGAGGAGGCTGGGAACTGGGGGCTTGGGACTGGGAAAAGACAGGAGGGAAGTATCAGGCCAGGCGTTGCACAGGAGTCAAAGGAGCTGAGAAAAACTTGCCTTCCCCAGCCCCCAGTTCCTAGCCCCCAGCCCCTACCGTCCTACGGCAGACGCTTCACTTGCAAGTTACGGAACATCACCGTGCTGCCAGGATCGTGAGCTTGCAGGGCGAAGGTGCCTTCGCTGAGCTTCACCGTGCCGGGCTTGTCGGCTGGTTCTTCGAAATCGACGACGGTCTTGTCATCGATCTTGATGGTGACGTGCTTCCCTTCGACCTTGATGTAATAGACAAACCACACGTTGTCCTTGGCCGGAGCTTCGAGCACCTTCACCGTGTTGTACAGACCGCCGGTCTTCTGCGGGTCCTTGTTGTAGCTGTTGTTGACCTGGCATTCATAGCCGATCTTCGGCCAGTCTTTTTCTTGAAACTTGGTGTGGATGAAGATGCCGGCGTTGCTGTTTTCCTTGGTCTGCACTTCGGCTTTGAATTCAAAATTCTTGAACGGCTTTTCGTCGCCGACATAAAACAAGTGCGAACGATCGCCGTGCGAAACAATCGCGCCGTCAGCAACCGAGAAGCTCTTTTCGTTCTCGTTGACCTTCCAGCCGTTCAACGTCTTCCCATCGAACATCTGCACCCATTCCGATTTTTCTTCGGCTTGCAGCACATAAGAGGAGAGGATCAAACCAACGATGGCCAAACAAAACGTACGCATGAGAGGCATTCCTTGTTGTGAAGCGAGCAGAGAAAAACCGCGAATTCGCGAACGAATAGTGTGACAACGCCGCGAGCCATTGTAAATCGGCTCATGTAGGCGAAGTCACTCCGTGACTCGCAACCGCAGTTTGGCGAGGAATGGCTGATGCCCAAGCCTGAACGCGCGAATGGGCACTCCGTTCAAGCAGTTGGCTTTTAACTGCCCAAGACCTATTGCGAGTCACGGAGTGACTTCGCCTACGTGGAAGAGCAGAGGCACTCGAACAGCAACGTGACGGCGGCGAACAGGATCACGCCGTAACTAAACGCCGGCGAGATCGTTTTTGCGCGCCGTCCCAGGCCGAAGTGCTGCCCTTGGTTGTGCAAGAGATAGAAACCAACGGGGATAGTGAAAACGCCAAAGAGCCAAAGGGTCCAGATCGGAGCGCCGTGGCGGAGCAGATCGCCGCAGTCACCCACACCATCGAAAGAACCGGCAGCCAGGTACAACCCGTTCGCCAGCAAGCAGAATCCGGCGAAAAACCGAAGCAGAAAAGCCCCCGACCATTTCGCGACGGTAGCAATCGTCCACAGCAGCATCGGCAATAAGCAGCCTGCGATTGGGCCGGCCCAGATGACTACCAACGGTTGGCGACTACCCTGCACATCGGTGCGGGAGATCGCGAGAGGCTGGAGAATGACTCGCTCGACTTCACCGCCTGTTGCCCAACCGCCCAGAACATGGCCTAGCTCGTGGAGGATTTGCATCCAGAGCCAGGAAGTGAGGAGGAGGGCGATCAGGAAGAGATATCGCAACATTGGGAGAGCCCTAAGATTACGGTCTAGTGTAAACTGATCCGCGATTGGTTGAGTTACATTGCGGGTCGGCCCCTCACCCCAACCCTCTCCCCGGAGTACCGAGAAGAGGGAGTTCCCGTCGCGAATCAACCTGCGATTGCATTTCCCCCAGATCCCAGTTCCTAGCCCCAGCCCCTCCCGATGAAATTCCTCCTCCTGATGTTCAAAAACGTCCGCCGCAATTTGTTGCGGTCGTTCTTGACCAGCATGGCGACGATCATGCTGGTGCTGGTCATCACCATGGTCTGGTCGATTCTCGATTTTCTCGACGAAGCAACGCGCGAAAAAGAAAAGGATCTCAAAGCGATCATTACCGAGCGCTGGCAGATCCCGAGTCGCATGCCGTTTGCCTATGTATCGGAACTCGAACGGGGCGGCGCGCGGAACCCGGGCGATGTGCAACCAACCGACAGCATGACCTGGCAGTTCTACGGTGGTTCGCTCGATAAGAAGACGGTCGAGCGGAACAACCTGCTGTTCGCCATCGCGATGGAGCCCAAAAAGCTCGAGACGATGATGGACGATCTCGACAAGCTGCAGGGGCAAGAGAAAACCGACTTCCACGAAGTGGTGCTCAAGCTGGCGGCGAACAAGCAAGGGATTATTCTCGGCCGCGATCGCCTGGCGAGTTTGAACAAGCGGATCGGCGATAAGTTCACGCTCTATGGTTTGAATTATCGCGACATCGATCTGGAGTTCACGATCGTTGGCAAGTTTCCTGAGGGTGGCCGTTACGATCAGTCGGCCGTGATGAACCGCGACTATCTCAACGACGCGCTCGATGCGTATCAGCGCGAGAAAAAGAAAGCCCATCCCATGGGCGACCGCAGCCTGGCGCTGTTTTGGGTGCGGGTGAATAGCAAAGCCGATTTTCAACGGATCGCCGAGCAGGTGACGTCGTCGCCGGCCTTCACCAATCCTGCCGTGAAGTGCGAAACAGCCGCTTCGGGCGTGGCGAATTTTTTGGATTCGTATCGCGATATCCTCGCCGGCATGCGGTGGATGCTCACGCCCGCGGCGATCATTTCGCTGTGCGTGGTGAGTGCCAATGCGATCGGCATTAGTGTGCGTGAACGGCGACAAGAGCTGGCCGTGATGAAGGTTCTCGGCTTTCGGCCGTTGCAAATCATGATGCTGGTTCTCGGCGAATCGATGTTGCTCGGCATGGTGGCCGGCGCGA contains:
- a CDS encoding Ldh family oxidoreductase, which encodes MPTITPAALESFSEKLLLAGGASAEEANVTAKSLVDSNLRGYDSHGVMRIPYYIQAIKDGEVVSGAPLTVISEGPSRVVADANWGVGQVQAVRMLKLLAAKAHETGQGIGTMTHCGHIGRLGEYCEMMAGEGLVSMLMVNSHGAAVRVAPPGGKAPRLSTNPLAIGVPHKNSPLVLDFSTSATAEGKVRVKKIAGEKVPDGWLLDNEGRPTTDPNTLYGTPPGSILPMGGTQAYKGFGLGLMIEIFTGAMSGGVTARPKPYEKKGNCVFMMLIDPALYGGAEHFRAEVEQLVEYIRSSPRMDGCEEILLPGDPERKLAERRMANGLTLDTENWNALVAAGQKFGVAAPTVA
- a CDS encoding 3-keto-disaccharide hydrolase → MRTFCLAIVGLILSSYVLQAEEKSEWVQMFDGKTLNGWKVNENEKSFSVADGAIVSHGDRSHLFYVGDEKPFKNFEFKAEVQTKENSNAGIFIHTKFQEKDWPKIGYECQVNNSYNKDPQKTGGLYNTVKVLEAPAKDNVWFVYYIKVEGKHVTIKIDDKTVVDFEEPADKPGTVKLSEGTFALQAHDPGSTVMFRNLQVKRLP
- a CDS encoding M50 family metallopeptidase encodes the protein MLRYLFLIALLLTSWLWMQILHELGHVLGGWATGGEVERVILQPLAISRTDVQGSRQPLVVIWAGPIAGCLLPMLLWTIATVAKWSGAFLLRFFAGFCLLANGLYLAAGSFDGVGDCGDLLRHGAPIWTLWLFGVFTIPVGFYLLHNQGQHFGLGRRAKTISPAFSYGVILFAAVTLLFECLCSST
- a CDS encoding ABC transporter permease — its product is MKFLLLMFKNVRRNLLRSFLTSMATIMLVLVITMVWSILDFLDEATREKEKDLKAIITERWQIPSRMPFAYVSELERGGARNPGDVQPTDSMTWQFYGGSLDKKTVERNNLLFAIAMEPKKLETMMDDLDKLQGQEKTDFHEVVLKLAANKQGIILGRDRLASLNKRIGDKFTLYGLNYRDIDLEFTIVGKFPEGGRYDQSAVMNRDYLNDALDAYQREKKKAHPMGDRSLALFWVRVNSKADFQRIAEQVTSSPAFTNPAVKCETAASGVANFLDSYRDILAGMRWMLTPAAIISLCVVSANAIGISVRERRQELAVMKVLGFRPLQIMMLVLGESMLLGMVAGAIGSWGAWYLINEHLGGLALPIAFFGKFFISSNALWWGPCIGLFAGFIGSVWPSWSACSVKVTEVFSKVA